A single window of Cololabis saira isolate AMF1-May2022 chromosome 24, fColSai1.1, whole genome shotgun sequence DNA harbors:
- the kynu gene encoding kynureninase, with protein sequence MDALAGLHPREVVERVALSLGCSPTSAQVAAHLDQHDQLRHLREKFLVPKTATLPPSDLSLVDGQDECIYLVGNSLGLQPRTARRYLEEELDKWGQTGVHGHTEGSRPWAWAENNIEHLMAKVVGAKAEEVALMNGLTVNLHLLMLSFYKPTPTRHKILLENKAFPSDHYAVESQIRLRGFDPEHSMLLVSPREGEETLRTEDIVEVLEREGDSIAVVMFSGVQYYTGQLFDMAAITQAGHRKGCFVGFDCAHAAGNVELKLHDWGVDFACWCSYKYINSGAGGLAGAFVHENHKHTIKPALCGWWGHNLKTRFQMDNVLDLQPGVSGFRLSNQPILLVCPLQASLEIFDLTSMAALRRKSVLLTGYLEYLIQHYYTQDPANPHKPHVSIITPADPEQRGCQLSLCFSVPIRKVFQELERRGVACDMREPSVLRVAPVPLYNSFRDVHRFVETLTAALRSTSQ encoded by the exons ATGGACGCCCTGGCTGGCCTGCACCCCAGAGAGGTGGTGGAGCGGGTGGCGCTGTCGCTGGGCTGCAGCCCGACCTCCGCCCAGGTGGCCGCGCACCTCGACCAACACGACCAGCTGAGACATCTCAGGGAAAAGTTCCTGGTGCCCAAAACAGCAACTCTGCCTCCGT CGGATCTCTCTCTGGTGGACGGCCAGGACGAATGCATCTACCTGGTGGGAAACTCTCTGGGGCTCCAGCCCAGGACGGCCCGCAGATacctggaggaggagctggacaAGTGGGGACAAAC GGGCGTCCACGGCCACACGGAGGGCTCCAGGCCTTGGGCGTGGGCTGAAAACAACATCGAGCACCTCATGGCAAAGGTTGTGG GAGCCAAGGCCGAGGAAGTGGCGCTGATGAACGGCCTGACGGTGAACCTGCACCTCCTCATG ctctCCTTCTACAAACCAACGCCAACTCGACACAAAATCCTCCTGGAGAACAAGGCCTTCCCTTCGGATCAC TACGCCGTAGAGTCTCAGATCCGCCTGCGAGGATTCGACCCGGAGCACAGCATGCTGCTGGTGTCGCCCAGAGAG GGAGAAGAGACGCTGCGGACCGAGGACATCGTGGAGGTGCTGGAGAGGGAGGGCGACTCCATCGCCGTGGTGATGTTCAGCGGCGTGCAGTACTACACGGGCCAGCTGTTTGACATGGCCGCCATCACCCAGGCCGGTCACAGGAAG GGCTGCTTTGTTGGCTTCGACTGCGCCCACGCGGCAGGCAACGTGGAGCTGAAGCTGCACGACTGGGGCGTGGACTTCGCCTGCTGGTGCTCCTATAAG TACATCAACTCCGGCGCTGGTGGTCTCGCCGGAGCGTTTGTTCACGAGAATCATAAACACACCATCAAACCAGC GCTGTGTGGATGGTGGGGACACAACCTGAAAACTCGGTTCCAGATGGATAACG TGTTGGATCTGCAGCCTGGAGTGAGCGGCTTCAGACTCTCCAACCAGCCCAtcctgctggtctgccccctgcaggccagtcTGGAG ATCTTTGACCTGACCAGCATGGCGGCGCTGCGTAGGAAGTCGGTCCTGCTGACCGGTTACCTGGAGTATCTGATCCAGCACTACTACACCCAGGACCCGGCCAACCCTCACAAACCTCACGTCAGCATCATCACGCCGGCGGACCCTGAGCAGCGAGGCTGCCAGCTGTCGCTCTGCTTCTCCGTGCCCATCAGGAAGGTCTTCCAGGAGCTGGAGAGGAGGGGAGTGGCT TGTGACATGAGGGAACCGAGCGTCCTCCGGGTGGCCCCGGTGCCGCTCTACAACTCCTTCAGAGACGTCCATCGCTTCGTGGAGACACTGACAGCTGCTCTCAGGTCCACCAGCCAGTAG